In Candidatus Woesebacteria bacterium, one DNA window encodes the following:
- a CDS encoding Chromosome (plasmid) partitioning protein ParB, whose product MAEEVIQLDVNEINPNPLQPRGAITPESLVDLVDSIKEHGVLEPLVVAKTPAGYQIIAGERRWRASKLAGLTHVPCIVRETTPKGMLEMALVENVQRVDLNPIDRAKGFERLMNEFGMTTSEVAIKIGKSVSYVSNTIRLLALPDALKDGLLSGLITEGHARALAGIEDQELMIEAYKIILRESASVRRAEELARRMKHKAGQKPKPQARESQMRIISEEIDRMQEEMLQALKKLEKDGRENSTQVKLSRSRRETRVSFILKGTPEETDERLQKIYKALVS is encoded by the coding sequence ATGGCTGAAGAAGTAATCCAGCTTGATGTAAATGAAATTAACCCCAATCCTTTGCAGCCAAGAGGCGCAATCACCCCTGAAAGTCTAGTTGATTTAGTCGATTCTATAAAAGAGCATGGTGTCCTTGAGCCCCTGGTTGTGGCTAAAACTCCGGCTGGTTATCAAATTATTGCAGGCGAGAGGCGTTGGAGAGCTTCAAAATTAGCTGGTTTGACTCATGTCCCTTGTATTGTTAGGGAAACCACTCCAAAAGGAATGCTTGAAATGGCATTGGTTGAAAATGTGCAGAGAGTTGATTTGAATCCGATAGATAGAGCAAAAGGTTTTGAGAGGTTGATGAATGAGTTTGGGATGACTACTTCCGAGGTTGCGATTAAGATCGGAAAGTCTGTTTCTTATGTCTCAAATACAATTCGTCTTTTGGCTTTACCTGATGCTCTAAAAGACGGTTTGCTTTCGGGATTGATAACAGAGGGGCATGCAAGAGCGCTAGCTGGCATTGAAGATCAGGAATTAATGATTGAAGCTTATAAGATTATTCTTCGAGAGTCAGCTTCAGTCAGAAGAGCCGAAGAATTGGCACGGAGGATGAAGCATAAGGCAGGACAAAAACCCAAGCCTCAAGCGCGTGAGTCTCAAATGAGAATTATTTCAGAGGAAATAGATAGAATGCAGGAAGAAATGCTTCAGGCTTTGAAAAAACTTGAGAAGGATGGTCGAGAGAACTCAACCCAAGTGAAACTCTCTCGTTCCCGTCGGGAGACAAGAGTGAGTTTTATTTTGAAAGGCACTCCTGAGGAAACAGACGAAAGGCTTCAGAAAATATATAAAGCTTTAGTTTCTTAA
- a CDS encoding LSU ribosomal protein L27p, with product MSKKKQGGKTTQHVRPEGKRLGLKVADGQEVSAGEILVRQRGTKIRAGKGVKVGRDHTLYAVESGIVKFRTIEGKKEAYIVKN from the coding sequence ATGTCTAAGAAGAAACAAGGTGGAAAAACAACTCAACATGTAAGACCTGAAGGAAAAAGATTGGGTCTCAAGGTGGCGGATGGTCAGGAAGTTTCAGCAGGTGAGATTTTGGTTCGCCAGAGAGGAACTAAAATTAGAGCGGGTAAGGGAGTAAAGGTTGGGAGAGATCATACTTTATATGCGGTTGAGTCAGGAATTGTTAAGTTTAGGACTATAGAGGGTAAAAAAGAGGCTTATATAGTTAAGAATTGA